AAACGGCCAGGATGTCGTCCTCACGCATGATGAGGTGTTCCTCGCCGTCGATCTTGATTTCGGTGCCGGCGTACTTGCTGAAGAGGACCACGTCGCCCTTCTTCACCGACATCTTCACTTCCTTGCCGTCCTCGTCGACCTTGCCGGGACCGGCGGCGATGACCTTGCCCTTCTGGGGCTTCTCCTGGGCGGTGTCGGGGATGATGATGCCTCCGGCGGTCTTCTCCTCCGTCTCCAGGCGCTTGACCAGGACGCGATCGTTGAGCGGTTTGAGCTTCATTCGAAATCCTCCGTGATCGATCATTTTTTTTGTATTGATCGGCGTCATTCGCCGAGGGCCGGGACGTCGACGGGGACGCCC
This is a stretch of genomic DNA from Desulfovibrio aminophilus DSM 12254. It encodes these proteins:
- the groES gene encoding co-chaperone GroES; this translates as MKLKPLNDRVLVKRLETEEKTAGGIIIPDTAQEKPQKGKVIAAGPGKVDEDGKEVKMSVKKGDVVLFSKYAGTEIKIDGEEHLIMREDDILAVFEK